A genomic region of Magnetofaba australis IT-1 contains the following coding sequences:
- a CDS encoding phosphopantetheine-binding protein, with protein sequence MDAATVAEALRGYFAGFGVKIADDGENLFDNGALDSTGVVDLLAFLEERFELELEPDLITQENFQSITAVTRLIMSNFS encoded by the coding sequence ATGGATGCCGCCACTGTTGCAGAAGCTTTACGCGGGTACTTTGCCGGGTTTGGCGTGAAGATCGCCGATGATGGGGAGAACCTGTTTGATAATGGCGCGTTGGACTCCACCGGCGTGGTCGATCTGCTGGCGTTCCTGGAGGAGCGTTTTGAACTGGAGCTGGAGCCGGACTTGATCACTCAGGAGAATTTCCAGTCCATCACAGCGGTAACACGGTTGATCATGTCTAATTTTAGCTGA
- a CDS encoding NAD(P)/FAD-dependent oxidoreductase yields MQTTDFLIIGGGVIGVSLALEAKRRQPSARVVLADKEPKLGLHASGRNSGVLHAGFYYTADSLKARFTRDGCAAWTEYALERGLRINQCGKLVVAQEESDLPAMDELERRGAANGVKLERMDVQQAKEVEPRVKTVERALFSPATASVDPREALASLEQDARDAGVEFVVDAPWRGRDGAAARVGNEQYAYGYLINAAGLYADQIAREYNFCQDHVILPFKGLYLYGDEPVGALRTHIYPVPNLANPFLGVHFTLTADGHVKVGPTAIPAFWREHYQGFSNFNFGEAIDIVGREMGLWLRNEFNFRRLAREELAKYRRGHMVALASKLLEGVEPSQYRRWGKPGIRAQLFDVKQQKLEMDFRYEGDTGSFHVLNAVSPGFTCAPPFSRYLFDQMERLRAL; encoded by the coding sequence ATGCAGACAACTGACTTTTTGATTATTGGCGGCGGCGTGATCGGCGTCAGCCTCGCTCTGGAGGCCAAGCGCCGCCAACCCTCCGCCCGTGTGGTGCTGGCCGACAAGGAGCCGAAACTGGGGCTGCACGCCAGCGGCCGCAACAGCGGCGTGCTGCACGCCGGGTTCTACTACACCGCCGACAGCCTCAAGGCGCGCTTTACCCGCGATGGTTGCGCCGCCTGGACCGAGTACGCTCTGGAGCGGGGTCTGCGCATCAACCAATGCGGCAAACTGGTGGTGGCGCAGGAGGAGAGCGACCTGCCCGCCATGGACGAGCTGGAGCGGCGCGGCGCGGCCAATGGCGTGAAGCTGGAGCGCATGGACGTGCAGCAGGCCAAGGAGGTGGAGCCGCGCGTCAAAACCGTTGAGCGGGCGCTATTCTCTCCAGCCACGGCGTCGGTGGACCCGCGTGAGGCGCTGGCCTCCTTGGAGCAGGATGCGCGCGATGCTGGCGTTGAGTTCGTGGTCGATGCGCCGTGGCGCGGTCGCGATGGCGCGGCGGCGCGGGTGGGCAATGAGCAGTACGCCTATGGCTATCTGATCAACGCCGCCGGGCTCTACGCCGACCAGATCGCACGGGAGTACAATTTCTGTCAGGACCACGTGATTCTGCCCTTCAAAGGGCTCTATCTGTATGGCGATGAGCCAGTGGGGGCGCTACGCACCCACATCTACCCGGTGCCCAATCTGGCCAACCCGTTCCTGGGGGTGCACTTCACCCTCACCGCCGATGGCCATGTGAAAGTGGGTCCCACCGCCATTCCCGCCTTCTGGCGCGAGCACTATCAGGGCTTCAGCAACTTCAATTTCGGCGAAGCCATCGACATCGTCGGGCGCGAAATGGGGTTGTGGCTGCGCAATGAGTTCAACTTCCGCCGTCTGGCCCGCGAGGAGCTGGCCAAATATCGTCGCGGCCACATGGTGGCTTTGGCCTCAAAACTGCTTGAAGGGGTGGAGCCGAGCCAGTATCGGCGCTGGGGCAAACCGGGAATCCGCGCGCAGCTGTTTGATGTGAAGCAGCAAAAGCTGGAGATGGATTTCCGCTATGAGGGAGACACCGGCTCCTTCCACGTCCTCAACGCCGTCTCGCCCGGATTTACCTGCGCGCCGCCGTTTTCGCGCTATCTGTTCGACCAGATGGAGCGCCTGCGCGCGCTCTGA
- a CDS encoding c-type cytochrome, which yields MLNAFVVVIALLALPASASAMEPAWKTCDSCHGENGYSTDPNTPILGGMNAYYLKDALMQYIRLRRPDPAQAHAKLDRKILPQLAQRYAELPWKSAPMEKQGINPQRAADGYGMMAKCERCHKNGGQEQYDDNPRLAGQWLPYLIGRIKAFHAPNSTLEQPHKMREFMQVWSADEVESIAHGFASMAYPELANKLRETPKEKSLFDKFKSMF from the coding sequence ATGCTCAACGCGTTTGTTGTCGTCATCGCTCTGTTGGCCCTGCCAGCCTCCGCTTCCGCCATGGAGCCCGCGTGGAAAACCTGTGACTCCTGCCATGGGGAGAACGGCTACTCCACCGATCCCAACACGCCCATCCTTGGCGGCATGAACGCCTATTACCTCAAAGACGCGCTGATGCAGTACATCCGCCTGCGCCGTCCCGACCCCGCGCAGGCACACGCGAAGTTGGATCGCAAAATCCTGCCGCAATTGGCCCAGCGCTATGCGGAGTTGCCTTGGAAGAGCGCGCCGATGGAGAAACAGGGCATCAATCCCCAGCGCGCCGCCGATGGCTACGGCATGATGGCCAAGTGCGAGCGCTGCCATAAAAACGGCGGCCAGGAGCAGTATGATGACAACCCGCGTCTGGCCGGACAGTGGCTGCCCTACCTGATCGGACGCATCAAGGCGTTCCACGCGCCCAACTCCACTCTGGAGCAACCGCATAAAATGCGCGAGTTCATGCAGGTGTGGTCAGCGGACGAAGTGGAGAGCATCGCCCATGGCTTCGCCTCCATGGCCTACCCGGAACTGGCGAATAAACTGCGCGAAACGCCCAAAGAGAAATCGCTGTTTGACAAGTTCAAGAGCATGTTTTGA
- the hslU gene encoding ATP-dependent protease ATPase subunit HslU, producing MSEFTPREIVSELDRFIIGQDAAKRAVAIALRNRWRRQQLSPALREEIYPKNILMIGPTGVGKTEIARRLAKLANAPFIKVEATKFTEVGYVGRDVESIIRDLTDMAMKMAAEQAKRQVRLRAEELAEERVLDALLPKPAAQAPQHDPNNPLGAFFDVMNNSGNQSSQPAQPENANTRQKLRKLLREGKLDEREIEIEVSDQRSSGPIEVFSPQGMEGINIQEMLGGLMGGRTRKRKVTVSEAHALLVDDEAAKLLDQDKVRQEAVARVEQSGIVFLDEIDKVCARSEQMRGGGDVSREGVQRDLLPLVEGTTVSTKHGMVKTDHILFIASGAFQLAKPSDLLPELQGRLPIRVELESLGAEEFIRILGEPENALTKQYAALLGVENVTLEFTADGVEALAQTAARVNETTENIGARRLHTIMEKLLDEVSFYAPDRHGDQVVINADYVNQQLGDLAADEDLSRFIL from the coding sequence ATGTCTGAATTCACGCCCCGTGAGATCGTCTCCGAACTGGACCGCTTCATCATCGGTCAGGACGCCGCCAAACGCGCGGTGGCCATCGCCCTGCGCAACCGCTGGCGGCGCCAGCAGTTGAGCCCGGCGCTGCGCGAGGAGATCTACCCCAAGAACATTCTGATGATCGGCCCCACCGGCGTGGGCAAGACCGAGATCGCCCGCCGCCTGGCCAAACTGGCCAATGCGCCGTTCATCAAGGTGGAGGCGACCAAATTCACCGAGGTGGGTTATGTGGGGCGCGATGTGGAGTCCATCATCCGCGATTTGACCGACATGGCCATGAAGATGGCGGCGGAACAGGCCAAGCGTCAGGTGCGTCTGCGCGCCGAAGAGCTGGCCGAAGAGCGCGTGCTCGACGCCCTGCTGCCCAAACCGGCGGCCCAGGCTCCGCAGCACGACCCCAACAATCCCCTGGGCGCCTTCTTCGACGTAATGAACAACAGCGGCAATCAGTCCAGCCAACCGGCGCAACCGGAGAACGCCAACACCCGCCAAAAGCTGCGCAAACTGCTGCGCGAAGGCAAGTTGGACGAACGTGAAATCGAGATTGAAGTCAGCGATCAACGCAGCAGCGGACCCATTGAAGTGTTCTCCCCTCAGGGCATGGAGGGGATCAACATCCAGGAGATGCTGGGCGGTTTGATGGGCGGACGCACGCGCAAACGCAAAGTCACCGTAAGCGAAGCCCATGCGCTGTTGGTGGATGACGAAGCCGCCAAACTGCTGGATCAGGACAAGGTGCGTCAGGAGGCGGTGGCGCGGGTGGAGCAGTCGGGCATCGTGTTTTTGGATGAGATCGACAAGGTGTGCGCCCGCAGCGAGCAGATGCGCGGCGGCGGCGACGTCTCCCGTGAAGGAGTGCAACGCGATCTGCTGCCGCTGGTGGAGGGCACCACCGTCTCCACCAAGCACGGCATGGTCAAAACCGATCACATTCTGTTCATCGCCTCGGGCGCGTTCCAACTGGCCAAACCGTCGGATCTGCTGCCGGAGCTGCAGGGGCGTCTGCCCATTCGCGTGGAGCTGGAGAGTCTGGGCGCAGAAGAGTTCATTCGCATCCTCGGCGAGCCGGAAAACGCCCTGACCAAACAGTACGCTGCGCTGTTGGGGGTGGAGAATGTGACGCTGGAATTCACCGCCGACGGCGTTGAAGCGTTGGCGCAGACCGCTGCCCGGGTCAATGAAACCACCGAGAATATCGGCGCACGGCGGCTGCACACCATCATGGAGAAACTCCTCGACGAAGTCTCCTTCTACGCCCCGGATCGTCACGGGGATCAGGTCGTTATCAACGCCGATTACGTCAATCAGCAGTTGGGCGATCTGGCCGCCGATGAGGATCTCTCGCGCTTCATTCTGTAG
- the hslV gene encoding ATP-dependent protease subunit HslV yields MFKGTTILSVRRGDQVVMGGDGQVSLGNTVAKANARKVRRMGPEGRVLAGFAGSTADAFTLFELFEGKLSKHGGNLTRAAVELAKEWRTDRMLRRLEAMLAVADRESSLLISGTGDVIEPEAGIIAIGSGGPYALAAARALHRHTELSAREVVEGALNIAAEICVYTNGNLTIEELSSDEN; encoded by the coding sequence ATGTTCAAAGGCACCACGATTCTCTCTGTTCGCCGTGGCGATCAGGTCGTTATGGGCGGCGATGGTCAGGTGTCGCTGGGCAACACCGTGGCCAAGGCCAACGCCCGCAAAGTGCGTCGCATGGGCCCGGAAGGCCGCGTACTGGCTGGGTTTGCCGGCTCCACCGCCGACGCTTTCACCCTGTTTGAGCTGTTTGAGGGCAAGCTCTCCAAACATGGCGGCAACCTCACCCGCGCCGCCGTGGAGCTGGCCAAGGAGTGGCGCACCGACCGCATGTTGCGGCGTCTGGAGGCGATGCTGGCGGTGGCCGATCGCGAAAGCAGCCTGCTCATCTCCGGCACCGGCGATGTGATCGAGCCCGAAGCGGGCATCATCGCCATCGGCTCCGGCGGTCCCTATGCGTTGGCGGCGGCGCGGGCGCTGCATCGGCATACGGAACTGAGCGCCCGCGAAGTGGTGGAGGGCGCGCTCAACATCGCCGCCGAAATCTGCGTCTACACCAATGGCAATCTGACCATTGAAGAGCTGTCGTCAGACGAGAATTGA